The Streptomyces sp. NBC_00224 genome contains the following window.
CGCACGCGCCGGGCGAGCAGACTGCCGAGGAAGCCCGCGACCAGCCCCCACAGCACGGCGAAGCCCAGCCCCGTCCACAGGCGCGGCTTGAGGGACACCTGGCCGGAGAGGCCGCCGCCGATGTCTCCGATGCCGAGCAGCGAAAGCCCGTAGTGCGCGGAGATCCGGGCGAGCAGAGAGACGGCCAGCACGGTGAGGGCGAGCGCGAGGGCCATGTGCAGGGCGTGCTGCCACGCCCGTACCCGGGCGGGTGACCGGGCCGCCATGACGAACGCGGCGGCCGGCACCAGCACCGCGGCGACCACGAGCAGCCACCACACCCGCCCGTCGTAGTCCGCGAGAGTGCTCAGATTGAGGGTGGAGAGGTCGGGCGTACGCAGCACCTGGTCCAGTACGTGCGGCATGGGCAGCCCGAACGGCCCGTCCACCCGGCCCTCCCAGGAGGCGCCGAGCCCGAGCGTGAAGGCCAGCCAGACGAGGTTCGGCAGGCCGAGCAGGATCACGGCGAAGGTCTCGGCCGTGTGTCCCTTGACCACCGCGACGACGAGTCCCACCACGATGCCCAGCGCCACATACGCCAGCAGCAGCACGACCATCGCGAAGGCGGCCGGGCGTACCGACTCCTGGAAACGCAGCAGCCGGGCGGGCAGCGGGGCCTTGCGGGAGACCACCAGGGCGAGGAAGAGCAGTCCGGCGAGCCAGAGCAGCCCGAAGAGCAGGGTGAGCGGCACATCGGTCTCGAACCCGACTTTGGGCGAGGCGCCCAGCAGATCCCCGACGTCGCCGATGGCCCCGTTCCCGAGCCCGATGGCGAACTGCTTGCGGGCGAGGAACGAGAGGCCGAGGAGCGCAAGCAGCCACAGGACGGCCACCCGGGCGGCCCAGGCCGCCAGTTCGCGGGCGCTCGCCACGGCCCGGTGCCGCAGCGGCCGCAGGAACCCGACGGCGACGAGCAGCGCGCCGACGAGCGTGACGGAGAGCGGGAGCACGGCCAGATCGGCGTTGGTCTCGCCGATCACACCGGCGTCGCCCTTGATGTCGACGGAGCCGCCGACCGCCATGAC
Protein-coding sequences here:
- a CDS encoding streptophobe family protein, with translation MAVVAALGLLAAGAADLPDNAFPQVVAAVVVMAVGGSVDIKGDAGVIGETNADLAVLPLSVTLVGALLVAVGFLRPLRHRAVASARELAAWAARVAVLWLLALLGLSFLARKQFAIGLGNGAIGDVGDLLGASPKVGFETDVPLTLLFGLLWLAGLLFLALVVSRKAPLPARLLRFQESVRPAAFAMVVLLLAYVALGIVVGLVVAVVKGHTAETFAVILLGLPNLVWLAFTLGLGASWEGRVDGPFGLPMPHVLDQVLRTPDLSTLNLSTLADYDGRVWWLLVVAAVLVPAAAFVMAARSPARVRAWQHALHMALALALTVLAVSLLARISAHYGLSLLGIGDIGGGLSGQVSLKPRLWTGLGFAVLWGLVAGFLGSLLARRVRRRGEVEPEGDRAPAESPEGPSG